A stretch of DNA from Apis cerana isolate GH-2021 linkage group LG8, AcerK_1.0, whole genome shotgun sequence:
aatagtttattaaaaaagtaaatttatttacatcttattattgtacataaaatcgtttatttttacaaagaaataaaaattaatatcttttaaacattGAAACTTTTCTGTCAaatcatttgataaattaaaaacataaccTTTAAAAGCGTACCTAATTATAACCTTACTTAGAtcacaattatttatgttattttataagtaatataacattatgaattaatgataaaattcacaaaatgATAAGAAGATGAgagtaaatattaaacactGTTAGAACTTTCGACAGATTTCATCCATCAGAATCGAGTGCATTTTTCTATCACAACACAGTTCTACTTGGAACGCTTCAAACTGCAATATTTTATGGCTTCATGTGAGTtgaaatatggaaaaagaaatagagaaaaaaagaatataaaataaatcctgtgaataatgaaaaaataacctACGTTTTTAAAGCTTCTATCCACTTTCTGATAcgtaaagtaataatataagttgCCGAAAAGCGGTAGATTATGGATAAACAAGTTTTCTATTTCATCCTTAAGAGGGCATCATTGTTGTTGCATTTGAAGggattctttttctgttaacTGAAGtgtgtaatgtaattttaaattattgagtCTAATCAAACAAAAGAATCGatttagtataattaataatcgatgaaaatggtatatgaaataaatttttatgaaaaaataaatctaaaataaaactatattatattaatatttttaaaaaccatttttatcactttatttcttattcaaaaaatttaattatttaataaaaatttatcataacatagatattatgttttaataaatcgaataatgaaattttaataacacattattttctttaacataacattaaaaaagtaataaaatatatttttttaaatattttaaatattatttattaaacttttatttatatttttcaatagaataataaaaagtttttttgaaaaattcatgttataaatttcacagatattgatataaattttcaaaattctttactataatataataacacttTGAATTCCTTTTAACattgaataaatgattaatagatattaataatagaataccTTGAATATTACGCGCATACGAattctcataaaaatataataataattaattctaaattgcgtaaagattttattttgtacgATTCAcatttaaagtataaatatttaaattcaaaattaaatataaagattaaatattgacaattaatttcatctatttttcttGCGAATCgttagaaaagataaaaataatttcctattTAACAGATTAACGTATTAAacgtatcattatatttacattattatacagattatatagattatatacacattatatagatatattttatcaaaaatttctaataacagatataatattgatatataatgttaCTAAATGAACGAGCTTTTAtagtttttgatttaaaaatattcgaaataataaaaattattgaattcgataaaaagtatattgacAGCAAAAAGAGGAAATGAAAATACGCAGGATGtcgtgattatatttaaatctgagTCACTAGCTAACGATTTCGCCAGTGAATAATCTTTCATATCATCGAAATAAAAGTTATGATTGCacaattcttcatttttgttttttgataaaattatttaacatcttTAACAAgatcttcaattttaattatgaaaaacgattcttcataattttttacaattaagaaatatcaatattatctaatttaaatttcatatgtatatgtattttaaaaggaaaagaatgattttaaaatatatgaataataactataaagtGTTTATCATATTCcggatatttcttatttactttaatttataataaataatcaaacttacaaacaagaatatatatattttgtacataaaaaaaattgaatttttttttagatttaaaattttttaaaatttttatataaaagcgccatcttcgataaaaaattttaaattatctatattttggCGGGTTTTTGTTGGCTCTCTacataaattcaaaaagtaGATCAACGCAATAATAACTCGACCTATATAACGGTtagttatttaaagaaaaaacgttTTAAAGAAAACACAACATCTtgcgtaaattaaaatttctttttcctttttaaatactttactCATTTTATAGTATATGAAGAAtctaagaaataatatgattatctaataaatcatattgagaattttttaaatttaaatctttaataatttgtaaaaatttttttttacttatcatatacaatattttatttatattattttactacaattaaatttaaaattagtcatttttttaaaaatactaaaaatgataaaatgataaaaaactcatttaaaaaattttttaaaacttatttacaaaatttagattttattattattataaatataattcaacatAGTcaatacttaaataaataacatgatTGATCGTTCaaagtaaaagaaagaaataagtcAGTGAACAATCAGTATAATCAAGAAAACGGAAGTAGAATTTGCCTAGAATTAGTCAGCCTTTCAAGTCATTACCAATATTTCTACCAAAAAGGATCAAACAAACTATTGCACATTGCATATTGAAAATGTGAAACAAAGTACAGAATAAACTGtacaaaataatcattttccatatatatatatatacacacacacacagataCTTGATTCATctcattttcattcaattccaaaatcatattaatatctcTCACATATATACATCTCTTCTTTTAACGATGAGTACTTCTTCAATCCTttcttagaaaatttcttggaataaaattatcgaaaagtaAAACTTTTGACTTTTGACAACTATTCTTTGCAAAAGTGAACACCGTGTTGAAAGTGAACATCTGATGATCCCTGAGGATAATTCTCTAGAGTTTAAATATGCCCTTGCACTCTTGTTCACGGATTTCTTCTTAAATCTATGTGATCACATCCATTCCCATTGCATGTGGAACGATTCCCGTGTTTATCGTAGAGGTGCAGTTTGGCAGCCGCGATTTTGGAAATCCTACTATCCAAGTGAATAAGCCGCTAATATTAGATCGTCGAAAAGCGTGGAAAGCACGTACACGGACACGGATGTAGCGTGGTCTTTTTCGAAACACACGAGGTCTCCACCCGTGTTGGACACCTTCCTCCGGAGCGTGGGTCGTATTCCCGCCATCTTTCACGACTATAAGAGGGAGCAGCCCTCGGACCAAGCACTTCAGTCCTCTTCAAGAAACTACGCAGGATACAAGGATGGCTCTCGAACGTCAAGTGCGCGCCAAGGTATGATAACACGAGGATCTTTGTGCATCGTCGATCAGTAATCGTGGACGAATCGTTCAGTTCGCAGGGATCGTTGCAACTTAATCTCGCTCAGAATGGCTTTCCAAATTCCACTTTGTGAATTATTGTGACTTTTATTAACGGCATTACGGcgacaatttgaaattaaaatcgtatttattaaagtttttacaaagaggattttcttttttttctggacatttaaaatttttggatttgaAAACTTTGGACACAAGTTTCACGCGAGTATTAAACGAGTTTTACACGAGggaaagaatttatatcatatatatgatataataattgtataaatttttatataccaatGATCTTTATTcatgagaattattatttcattttaatttttctcatagATCGCTGCAAAGCGCAATCCAGAACAGGAAAAAGAAGCCCAAGAATGGATCGAGTCTATTTTGGGCAAAAAATTCCCACCTGGTGAACTGTTCGAGGATGTTATTAAGGATGGACAAGTGCTGTGTCATCTGATGAACAAGATTTCCCCAGGATCGATCTCGAAGATAAACAGCTCTGGTGGCCAATTCAAAATGATGGAAAACATCAACGCGTAAGATTttgttttatgataaattaaaaatataatggtataaattaaaaaaaaatatttaaaatataatattgcagctatgataaatttattcatggaTTATATTATCtgggaaaagatttttaaattctatttcgaaTTAGGTTCCAAAAAGCTTTAAAGGATTATGGCGTATCTGACGTTGATGTATTCCAAACAGTCGACTTGTGGGAGAAAAAAGACATCGCACAGGTTGTGACGACTCTCTTTGCTCTTGGTCGTACGGTAAGTTAAATAAgagttgatttatatatattattaaatataaatggagCAATATCAATTACAGTGCATATTAGTTATAGCATCatgaataatagatatataatgatattaatgtcgttacatataatgaaatagaCGTATAACGTATAAGAAAGTAGcattgaatatttaacatgAATGAAGTAATCCATAAatggattaataatatatttcatgaatgGAATGAAATTCAGCATtgcttcaaatttcaattcaaattttagtttttcaaattgaaagctttttcttatattaaatttaaactatcactaataatatttctttagtattatttttgtaactaATAACTTTTCTAAGTTCATTCGTTTCATGTgaaattctcctttttttccataGACGTATAAACACCCAGAATGGAAAGGACCCTATCTAGGACCTAAACCAGCTGATGAATGCAAACGTGAATTCACCGAGGAGCAACTACGTGCTGGGCAAACCGTGATTGGTCTACAAGCCGGTTCCAATAAAGGTGCTACCCAATCGGGTCAAAGCATTGGTGCCACCCGTAAGATTCTTCTAGGAAAGTAAATCCTAATTGGCTGGTTTAGatccgagaaaaatttatattttgtatgtacgtgtatatatatattgtacttattttgtattttgtaattaaataatatatatatatatatataacatatatttataatttaagaatgaaTTGGTTTAATCAACGATATCCTTGACCCATTAGGTCCATCGGTATAATCCAGTAAGtcggatatttttaattttcttctcagTTTCTTCGAGaagattagataaaaatatgagaCAAAATGGTGAATAAAACAGATggttagtaataattttattacattgtttAGTAGAAGCATCACGTGTAGTATTTTTGATCTCTAAATACAGATCTcacttttcttaatttatcgtatgatttattttgataggtattttcgaaattttcgttatttccaaattttcaaaatagcaACTTTGTTTC
This window harbors:
- the LOC107996505 gene encoding muscle-specific protein 20 — translated: MALERQVRAKIAAKRNPEQEKEAQEWIESILGKKFPPGELFEDVIKDGQVLCHLMNKISPGSISKINSSGGQFKMMENINAFQKALKDYGVSDVDVFQTVDLWEKKDIAQVVTTLFALGRTTYKHPEWKGPYLGPKPADECKREFTEEQLRAGQTVIGLQAGSNKGATQSGQSIGATRKILLGK